In one Nicotiana tomentosiformis chromosome 6, ASM39032v3, whole genome shotgun sequence genomic region, the following are encoded:
- the LOC104098397 gene encoding uncharacterized protein, whose protein sequence is MSNIVESINVALVSARELPIYDFLEEVRKMFGRWNCSNRKEASQTYTTLGKNYQDMLTLNEAMSTRMTVVPSTEYLYTVNDEGRHYTVCLLERKCSCGRFQVDELPCQHAWAVLKSKFLMPEDYCSDYYKPKSVVMTYEVPVYPLPDRNE, encoded by the exons ATGTCAAATATTGTTGAGTCAATCAATGTCGCACTTGTGTCAGCAAGGGAATTGCCAATATACGACTTCCTCGAAGAAGTTAGGAAGATGTTTGGACGTTGGAATTGCAGCAATCGGAAAGAAGCTTCACAAACATACACAACGCTTGGAAAAAACTACCAAGATATGCTTACCTTGAATGAGGCAATGTCTACACGCATGACT GTGGTACCATCGACCGAATACTTGTATACAGTGAACGATGAAGGAAGGCATTACACTGTGTGCCTCTTAGAGAGAAAATGCAGTTGTGGGCGGTTCCAAGTTGATGAATTACCATGCCAACACGCTTGGGCTGTCTTGAAGAGCAAGTTTCTAATGCCAGAAGATTATTGCTCTGACTATTACAAACCAAAGTCTGTTGTAATGACATATGAGGTGCCCGTGTATCCGCTGCCAGACCGAAATGAATAG
- the LOC138895006 gene encoding uncharacterized protein has product MYVYISLYAFIKGFDHCRPIVVVDGSHLKSYYTGTFVLASTLDGAGHILPLAYGVIDLDNDAALSWFFEQFKEAYGERENMCIVSDRNESIIKSVSRVYPAVPHFACIWHLWNNVYKKFKKSHSKLSEIYFSMEKAYTQAEFDSLMEKVEKIDIRVKEYLELAGYEK; this is encoded by the exons ATGTATGTGTATATATCTTTGTATGCCTTTATAAAGGGGTTCGATCATTGTAGACCCATTGTGGTTGTGGATGGAAGCCACTTAAAATCGTATTACACCGGGACATTCGTCTTGGCCAGCACGTTGGATGGTGCAG GTCATATACTGCCACTAGCATATGGTGTTATTGATTTAGATAACGATGCTGCTTTGTCGTGGTTCTTTGAGCAATTCAAGGAAGCATATGGTGAGAGGGAAAACATGTGCATCGTTTCAGATAGGAATGAGAGTATCATCAAATCTGTATCAAGAGTGTATCCAGCGGTACCACATTTTGCTTGTATATGGCATCTATGGAACAACGTATATAAGAAATTTAAAAAGAGTCATTCAAAGTTGAGCGAGATATACTTCTCGATGGAAAAAGCATACACACAGGCTGAATTTGATAGTCTAATGGAGAAGGTGGAGAAGATAGATATTAGGGTGAAAGAATACTTGGAGTTAGCTGGATACGAAAAGTGA